Proteins found in one Quercus robur chromosome 2, dhQueRobu3.1, whole genome shotgun sequence genomic segment:
- the LOC126703700 gene encoding uncharacterized protein LOC126703700 encodes MEDAKRRALIKSQAVKKKESGKAVPKGSASASKRKPTSKSDRPFKQPKISLEPVVGLMAEGAKTVTPAKHGTGKGFMTAPDSKQERPPPLLRDDSKFALEKLSLIITAEDYEDLGNHSTEAMGETGLFAVAQSLVMMKGLLDRCLNRESTLDRVRAKAEQTEEELGQLHKWRSNMEKKLELSEKVRKELEQKSDEALTVIEKKEKEIKELKEEIRHAKEVAVKEYRDSDSLLSELADSFLQGFDDSLRQVKKVYPELDVSMIKVDDQGQTFALPVVSENTEDLFGDDTAQGDGESTLPKDVPNADPKKVD; translated from the exons atggaagaCGCAAAAAGGAGAGCTTTAATTAAATCTCAAGCCGTCAAGAAGAAGGAGTCCGGCAAGGCGGTACCAAAAGGGTCGGCTTCAGCCTCGAAGAGGAAGCCGACATCGAAATCTGACCGTCCGTTTAAACAACCCAAGATCTCCCTTGAGCCAGTTGTTGGCTTGATGGCTGAGGGTGccaagaccgtcaccccagccAAACACGGGACGGGGAAAGGCTTTATGACGGCCCCAGATTCCAAACAAGAGAGACCTCCTCCCCTCCTCCGTGACGACTCCAAgtttgcattggagaagctgtcgtTGATTATCACGGCGGAAGATTATGAGGACCTAGGGAACcactcgacggaggccatgggagAGACGGGTCTCTTTGCTGTTGCCCAA tccttggtcatgatgaagggattACTGGATcggtgtctcaaccgtgagagtaCTTTAGACCGGGTGCGTGCAAAGGCGGAACAGACGGAGGAAGAACTTGGTCAACTCCATAAATGGAGGTCCaatatggagaagaagctggagctttctgagaaggTAAGGAAAGAGCTGGAGCAGAAGTCGGACGAGGCGTTGACGGTTatagagaagaaggagaaggagattAAAGAATTGAAGGAAGAGATCCGTCATGCTAAAGAGGTAGCCGTCAAGGAGTATCGCGACTCAGACTCCTTGTTGAGCGAGCTGGCAGACTCTTTCCTGCAAGGCTTTGACGACTCACTCCGACAGGTCAAGAAGGTCTACCCCGAGCTGGATGTGTCAATGATCAAAGTTGACGACCAAGGCCAGACTTTTGCTCTTCCCGTCGTTtccgaaaatacggaggacctcTTTGGAGACGATACAGCTCAGGGCGACGGGGAGTCAACCTTGCCGAAGGATGTTCCGAATGCGGACCCTAAGAAAGTTGATTGA
- the LOC126715116 gene encoding probable leucine-rich repeat receptor-like protein kinase At1g35710, whose protein sequence is MASKVSISVVVVSWVLCVFMHSTNMFIAAASVAASESSLEAKALRDSGWWTHQSNETSFNHCEWKEITCNDDGSVAVINMGGIYLGDNIIRKFNFSSFPNLVRLNLRNTGLRGSIPRQIGTLSKLTFLSLSSNNLTGHFPLFLTNLTQLASLFIYQNLINGPIPEELGNLKNLQVLDLSYNKLTGSIPSALGHLTNLMGLYLSSNNITGSIPEELGDLKNLQALDLGYNKLTGSIPSALGLLTNLTALDLDSNMITGSIPDKLGDLKNLQYLYLGFNKLTGSIPSTLGLFTNLHSMTDLNLSSNQFNGSIPPEIGSMKSLTYLDLSNNNIVGEIPSTIRHLTNLSFLSLSWNHISGSIPIELANCSSLANLSLSHNYLNRSIPSQFSDLSSLRFIDLSYNNLTGNIPLYLVNLEFNLSYNSLEGQISKFFQNHSFDAFIGNKDLCGDFKGFSPCLSSSQIMSKIKMSLPLTIFIVLLLLWCFFYSRCWVIGKTQSNPSRTKNGDLFSIWNFDGKIAYEDIIEATKDFDIRYCIGTGGYGSVYKAQLPSGKVVALKKLHRLEAEDPSFDKSFKNEVQMLTEIRHRNIVKLHGYCLHKRCMFLVYQYMERGSLFCILSDDVEALELDWPKRMNIIKSIAHALSYMHHECIPVIIHRDISSNNILLNSELEAFVSDFGTARLLDPDSSNQTLVVGTYGYIAPELAYTMVVTEKCDVYSFGMVALEILMGKHPGELLTSLSTLSSQNLMLNEILDQRLPPPNRSIAQDIFFAASVAFACLRTKPKSRPTMKWVSQECLSGKKPLAIPLHAISLWQLRNQETYMMGESETQSRSACC, encoded by the exons ATGGCTTCCAAAGTTTCCATTTCCGTTGTGGTAGTATCATGGGTCCTTTGTGTCTTCATGCATTCCACAAATATGTTTATTGCAGCTGCCTCGGTGGCAGCATCTGAATCATCACTAGAGGCGAAGGCTCTGCGGGACAGTGGGTGGTGGACTCATCAGTCCAACGAAACGTCCTTTAATCATTGCGAGTGGAAGGAAATTACATGCAATGATGACGGAAGCGTCGCAGTGATTAACATGGGTGGGATCTATCTGGGAGATAATATTATTAGGAAATTCAACTTCTCTTCCTTCCCAAATTTAGTCCGTCTTAATCTTCGGAATACTGGACTTCGAGGGAGCATCCCTCGACAGATAGGTACTCTTTCAAAACTCACCTTCCTATCTCTTTCCAGTAATAATCTTACAGGTCACTTCCCTCTTTTTCTCACGAACCTCACTCAATTAGCATCTTTGTTCATTTATCAAAATCTAATCAATGGGCCCATTCCCGAAGAAttgggaaatttaaaaaatcttcAAGTATTAGATCTGAGTTATAACAAACTCACAGGATCAATTCCTTCAGCTCTGGGCCATTTAACCAATCTCATGGGTTTGTATTTGTCTTCTAATAATATCACTGGTTCCATTCCCGAAGAATTGGGAGATTTAAAAAATCTTCAGGCATTAGATCTGGGTTATAACAAACTCACAGGATCAATTCCTTCAGCTCTGGGCCTTTTAACCAATCTCACGGCTTTGGATTTGGATTCTAATATGATCACTGGTTCCATCCCCGACAAGTTGGGAGATTTAAAAAATCTTCAATATTTATATCTGGGTTTTAACAAACTCACAGGATCAATTCCTTCAACTCTGGGCCTTTTCACCAATCTCCATAGTATGACAGATTTGAATCTTAGTTCAAACCAATTCAACGGCTCCATTCCCCCAGAAATAGGCAGCATGAAGAGTCTTACATACTTGGACCTCAGCAATAACAACATCGTTGGTGAAATCCCTTCCACTATACGTCATTTAACTAATTTGTCCTTTCTGTCCCTTAGTTGGAATCATATCAGTGGTTCTATCCCCATAGAATTAGCTAACTGCTCTTCACTAGCCAACTTGTCTTTAAGTCACAATTACTTAAATAGAAGCATTCCCTCTCAATTCAGTGACCTTAGTTCTTTACGTTTTATTGACCTCAGCTACAATAATCTCACAGGCAACATTCCCCTTTATCTTGTTAACTTGGAATTTAACCTGTCATACAATTCTTTGGAGGgtcaaatctcaaaatttttccaaaatcatAGTTTCGATGCATTTATCGGCAATAAGGATTTATGTGGTGACTTCAAAGGTTTCTCTCCTTGCCTTTCATCTTCCCAAATCATgagcaaaataaaaatgtcactTCCCCTCACAATTTTCATTGTGCTTTTACTTCTTTGGTGTTTTTTCTACTCTCGATGTTGGGTTATAGGGAAAACACAATCCAATCCAAGCAGAACAAAAAATGGGGACTTATTCTCAATATGGAATTTTGATGGAAAAATTGCATATGAAGATATCATTGAAGCAACAAAAGACTTTGACATTAGATATTGCATTGGAACAGGTGGTTATGGTAGTGTTTACAAAGCACAATTGCCTAGCGGTAAAGTTGTTGCCTTGAAAAAACTTCATCGCTTAGAGGCTGAGGACCCAAGTTTTGACAAGAGTTTCAAGAACGAGGTACAAATGCTAACGGAAATTCGGCATCGAAACATTGTGAAACTTCATGGCTATTGCTTGCATAAACGATGCATGTTTTTGGTTTATCAATACATGGAAAGGGGAAGCTTATTTTGTATCCTAAGTGACGATGTTGAAGCATTGGAATTAGATTGGCCTAAGAGGATGAACATTATCAAAAGCATAGCACATGCCTTATCTTACATGCACCATGAATGCATCCCAGTAATTATTCATCGTGATATATCAAGcaacaatattttattgaacTCTGAGCTAGAGGCTTTTGTCTCCGACTTTGGCACGGCTAGACTTCTTGATCCTGATTCCTCCAACCAAACTTTAGTTGTTGGGACCTATGGTTATATTGCCCCTG AATTGGCGTATACCATGGTGGTGACTGAAAAATGTGATGTTTACAGCTTTGGAATGGTGGCACTAGAAATATTAATGGGAAAACACCCAGGAGAACTCTTGACTTCATTATCAACGTTATCTTCTCAAAATTTGATGTTAAATGAAATATTAGATCAACGTTTGCCACCACCAAATCGTTCAATTGCACAAGATATTTTCTTTGCTGCTTCTGTAGCCTTTGCATGCTTACGCACCAAACCAAAGTCCCGACCTACGATGAAATGGGTGTCCCAAGAATGTCTTTCAGGTAAGAAACCATTAGCCATCCCCTTGCATGCAATTTCGCTATGGCAGTTAAGGAATCAAGAAACTTATATGATGGGAGAGAGTGAAACTCAATCACGTAGTGCATGTTGTTAG